Proteins found in one Drosophila busckii strain San Diego stock center, stock number 13000-0081.31 chromosome 2R, ASM1175060v1, whole genome shotgun sequence genomic segment:
- the LOC108596332 gene encoding zinc finger protein 665 isoform X7 — protein sequence MCAAQSNPPSFGYAWGFADNGNRAAESVLEISPNINYTVSGESMPYLLSTDGSLAVQKDVKGALASNKGNVVRRMFVVNDSSFAPGTQRVITTGPASTVVKKQDSAQQVLSINSLDKNYLLVDAAAAAAAAAGDPSASAHHHHHHTLANGSIVDAKTGQTVLTTTSAAAKSHFSSIGALHLTQEECNEILIKRAIAAGHGHQTHTITTNAAGDGVHHHHHTAPGATPIQVQKVIQGLEENEDSQGDAPNLKLEPGTLELSPKTELQESMHFSETDATIKKERPYSCDECGKSFLLKHHLTTHARVHTGERPHICTHCGKSFAHKHCLNTHLLLHSTDRPYQCQECKKSFTLKHHLLTHTRVHSRERPFVCQECGRAFPLKRHLVTHSKFHAGERPYVCEECGESFAQENHLIMHSRFHGSLNPFVCADCGASFPRKFQLVNHGRIHGKIPHSCTICGKEFLQKRTLVSHMRRVHTGEQAHPCVSCGEGFLTKAELHQHVRAAHNGVNPNTSSATIIANQQLQQPHHHPGHPQTITVVSNPANSTLLTVSTTDANGVARPQFVCRECGSAFNSREALALHLRLHTGDKSLMTDLCALTAALPGHFLSTSLNPGTVVTANPNLVGQSPVPVQIISSTGQVMSQTTLVQAANSTHPQAVVTAVPTMPVHGQHLQHVTTQHQQQQQQQHVVTVSANKPKSHFCASCGKGFAAKHGLMQHNRRHPSGGCTVRTHVCECGKAFFQKNHLMLHQRQHLETKPTISQQQEADVQQQQQQQQQQAAAAAAAAAGQQSTQVEVQILPGGHGKVIKYEICRNVLDEQSAQQQQQQQQQQQQQQQSGMHAE from the exons ATGTGCGCTGCACAGAGCAATCCGCCGTCCTTCGGCTACGCTTGGGGCTTTGCAGACAACGGCAACCGTGCCGCCGAATCAGTTTTGGAAATATCGCCAAATATTAACTACACCGTCAGTGGGGAATCG ATGCCCTATTTGTTATCCACGGATGGATCATTGGCCGTACAAAAGGACGTTAAAGGTGCACTCGCCAGCAATAAGGGCAATGTTGTGCGTCGCATGTTCGTTGTGAATGATTCCTCATTTGCGCCCGGAACACAAAG AGTAATTACCACAGGGCCCGCCTCGACGGTAGTCAAAAAACAGGACTCCGCTCAACAGGTGTTGAGCATAAATTCGCTCGATAAGAACT ATCTGTTGGTCGatgcagcggctgcagcagcggcagcagctggcgaTCCATCTGCAAgcgctcatcatcatcatcatcatacgCTGGCAAATGGCAGCATTGTTGATGCCAAAACTGGACAAACGGTATTGACCACAACAAGCGCTGCGGCCAAATCGCATTTTAGCTCAATTGGTGCACTGCATCTCACGCAAGAGGAAtgcaatgaaatattaataaaacgcgccattgctgctggccacgGCCATCAGACGCACACAATCACAACTAACGCGGCTGGCGACGGAGtgcaccatcatcatcatacgGCGCCGGGAGCGACACCAA TTCAAGTCCAGAAAGTAATACAAGGACTCGAAGAGAACGAGGACTCGCAGGGCGACGCACCCAACTTAAAGTTGGAACCAGGCACATTAGAATTGTCCCCAAAGACCGAACTACAGGAATCAATGCATTTCAGCGAA ACCGACGCCACCATCAAAAAGGAGCGCCCGTACAGCTGTGACGAGTGCGGTAAATCCTTTCTGCTTAAGCACCATTTGACAACCCACGCACGCGTGCACACAG GTGAACGTCCCCATATTTGCACCCATTGTGGCAAGAGTTTCGCGCACAAGCATTGTCTAAAtacacatttgttgttgcattccACGGATCGGCCATATCAGTGCCAAGAGTGCAAGAAGAGTTTTACACTTAAGCATCATTTATTGACGCATACACGTGTCCATAGTCGCGAGCGACCATTTGTTTGCCAGGAGTGCGGCCGTGCATTTCCACTCAAGCGTCATCTGGTGACGCACAGTAAATTTCACGCCGGCGAACGTCCCTACGTCTGCGAGGAATGCGGTGAAAGTTTCGCACAGGAGAATCACCTGATTATGCACTCGCG ctttcaTGGTTCATTGAATCCATTTGTTTGTGCTGACTGCGGTGCCTCATTTCCacgcaaatttcaattagtaAACCACGGACGTATACACGGCAAAATCCCACACTCCTGCACCATTTGCGGCAAAGAGTTTCTACAAAAGCGCACACTAGTTTCCCACATGAG acgTGTACACACCGGCGAGCAGGCGCATCCCTGCGTAAGCTGCGGCGAGGGTTTCCTCACCAAGGCCGAACTGCATCAACATGTGCGTGCTGCGCACAATGGGGTTAATCCCAATACCAGCAGCGCCACCATAATTGCCAATCAACAG ctacagcagccgCATCATCATCCCGGACATCCGCAGACCATAACAGTTGTCAGCAATCCAGCTAATTCTACGCTACTCACTGTCTCCACAACGGATGCCAATGGCGTGGCGCGTCCACAGTTTGTGTGCCG TGAGTGCGGCAGCGCCTTTAACAGCCGCGAGGCCTTGGCCCTGCATTTGCGACTACACACGGGCGACAAGAGCCTGATGACAGATCTGTGCGCCTTGACAGCAGCGTTGCCTGGCCACTTTCTAAGCACCAGCCTAAATCCGGGCACTGTTGTCACAGCCAATCCCAATTTGGTTGGACAGAGTCCGGTGCCCGTGCAAATCATATCGTCCACCGGTCAGGTGATGTCACAGACCACGCTGGTGCAGGCCGCCAACTCGACTCATCCGCAAGCGGTCGTCACTGCCGTGCCCACAATGCCGGTGCATGGCCAGCACTTGCAGCATGTGACCacgcagcatcagcagcagcagcagcaacaacatgtggTAACCGTTTCGGCCAATAAGCCTAAATCGCATTTCTGCGCCAGCTGTGGCAAAGGCTTTGCCGCCAAGCATGGCCTCATGCAGCACAACCGTCGACATCCGAGCGGCGGATGCACGGTGCGCACTCATGTCTGCGAGTGTGGCAAGGCCTTCTTCCAAAAGAATCATCTGATGCTGCATCAGCGACAGCATTTGGAAACAAAGCCAACCATATCGCAGCAACAG gAGGCTgatgtgcaacagcagcagcagcagcaacaacaacaagcagcagctgcagcagcagcggcggctggCCAACAGTCCACACAGGTGGAGGTGCAAATATTGCCCGGTGGTCATGGCAAGGTCATCAAGTATGAAATTTGTCGCAACGTCCTGGATGAGCAATcggcacaacagcagcaacagcaacaacaacagcagcagcagcaacaacaatcaggcATGCATGCTGAATAG
- the LOC108596332 gene encoding zinc finger protein 16 isoform X15, which translates to MCAAQSNPPSFGYAWGFADNGNRAAESVLEISPNINYTVSGESMPYLLSTDGSLAVQKDVKGALASNKGNVVRRMFVVNDSSFAPGTQRVITTGPASTVVKKQDSAQQVLSINSLDKNFQVQKVIQGLEENEDSQGDAPNLKLEPGTLELSPKTELQESMHFSETDATIKKERPYSCDECGKSFLLKHHLTTHARVHTGGERPHICTHCGKSFAHKHCLNTHLLLHSTDRPYQCQECKKSFTLKHHLLTHTRVHSRERPFVCQECGRAFPLKRHLVTHSKFHAGERPYVCEECGESFAQENHLIMHSRFHGSLNPFVCADCGASFPRKFQLVNHGRIHGKIPHSCTICGKEFLQKRTLVSHMRRVHTGEQAHPCVSCGEGFLTKAELHQHVRAAHNGVNPNTSSATIIANQQQLQQPHHHPGHPQTITVVSNPANSTLLTVSTTDANGVARPQFVCRECGSAFNSREALALHLRLHTGDKSLMTDLCALTAALPGHFLSTSLNPGTVVTANPNLVGQSPVPVQIISSTGQVMSQTTLVQAANSTHPQAVVTAVPTMPVHGQHLQHVTTQHQQQQQQQHVVTVSANKPKSHFCASCGKGFAAKHGLMQHNRRHPSGGCTVRTHVCECGKAFFQKNHLMLHQRQHLETKPTISQQQEADVQQQQQQQQQQAAAAAAAAAGQQSTQVEVQILPGGHGKVIKYEICRNVLDEQSAQQQQQQQQQQQQQQQSGMHAE; encoded by the exons ATGTGCGCTGCACAGAGCAATCCGCCGTCCTTCGGCTACGCTTGGGGCTTTGCAGACAACGGCAACCGTGCCGCCGAATCAGTTTTGGAAATATCGCCAAATATTAACTACACCGTCAGTGGGGAATCG ATGCCCTATTTGTTATCCACGGATGGATCATTGGCCGTACAAAAGGACGTTAAAGGTGCACTCGCCAGCAATAAGGGCAATGTTGTGCGTCGCATGTTCGTTGTGAATGATTCCTCATTTGCGCCCGGAACACAAAG AGTAATTACCACAGGGCCCGCCTCGACGGTAGTCAAAAAACAGGACTCCGCTCAACAGGTGTTGAGCATAAATTCGCTCGATAAGAACT TTCAAGTCCAGAAAGTAATACAAGGACTCGAAGAGAACGAGGACTCGCAGGGCGACGCACCCAACTTAAAGTTGGAACCAGGCACATTAGAATTGTCCCCAAAGACCGAACTACAGGAATCAATGCATTTCAGCGAA ACCGACGCCACCATCAAAAAGGAGCGCCCGTACAGCTGTGACGAGTGCGGTAAATCCTTTCTGCTTAAGCACCATTTGACAACCCACGCACGCGTGCACACAGGTG GTGAACGTCCCCATATTTGCACCCATTGTGGCAAGAGTTTCGCGCACAAGCATTGTCTAAAtacacatttgttgttgcattccACGGATCGGCCATATCAGTGCCAAGAGTGCAAGAAGAGTTTTACACTTAAGCATCATTTATTGACGCATACACGTGTCCATAGTCGCGAGCGACCATTTGTTTGCCAGGAGTGCGGCCGTGCATTTCCACTCAAGCGTCATCTGGTGACGCACAGTAAATTTCACGCCGGCGAACGTCCCTACGTCTGCGAGGAATGCGGTGAAAGTTTCGCACAGGAGAATCACCTGATTATGCACTCGCG ctttcaTGGTTCATTGAATCCATTTGTTTGTGCTGACTGCGGTGCCTCATTTCCacgcaaatttcaattagtaAACCACGGACGTATACACGGCAAAATCCCACACTCCTGCACCATTTGCGGCAAAGAGTTTCTACAAAAGCGCACACTAGTTTCCCACATGAG acgTGTACACACCGGCGAGCAGGCGCATCCCTGCGTAAGCTGCGGCGAGGGTTTCCTCACCAAGGCCGAACTGCATCAACATGTGCGTGCTGCGCACAATGGGGTTAATCCCAATACCAGCAGCGCCACCATAATTGCCAATCAACAG cagctacagcagccgCATCATCATCCCGGACATCCGCAGACCATAACAGTTGTCAGCAATCCAGCTAATTCTACGCTACTCACTGTCTCCACAACGGATGCCAATGGCGTGGCGCGTCCACAGTTTGTGTGCCG TGAGTGCGGCAGCGCCTTTAACAGCCGCGAGGCCTTGGCCCTGCATTTGCGACTACACACGGGCGACAAGAGCCTGATGACAGATCTGTGCGCCTTGACAGCAGCGTTGCCTGGCCACTTTCTAAGCACCAGCCTAAATCCGGGCACTGTTGTCACAGCCAATCCCAATTTGGTTGGACAGAGTCCGGTGCCCGTGCAAATCATATCGTCCACCGGTCAGGTGATGTCACAGACCACGCTGGTGCAGGCCGCCAACTCGACTCATCCGCAAGCGGTCGTCACTGCCGTGCCCACAATGCCGGTGCATGGCCAGCACTTGCAGCATGTGACCacgcagcatcagcagcagcagcagcaacaacatgtggTAACCGTTTCGGCCAATAAGCCTAAATCGCATTTCTGCGCCAGCTGTGGCAAAGGCTTTGCCGCCAAGCATGGCCTCATGCAGCACAACCGTCGACATCCGAGCGGCGGATGCACGGTGCGCACTCATGTCTGCGAGTGTGGCAAGGCCTTCTTCCAAAAGAATCATCTGATGCTGCATCAGCGACAGCATTTGGAAACAAAGCCAACCATATCGCAGCAACAG gAGGCTgatgtgcaacagcagcagcagcagcaacaacaacaagcagcagctgcagcagcagcggcggctggCCAACAGTCCACACAGGTGGAGGTGCAAATATTGCCCGGTGGTCATGGCAAGGTCATCAAGTATGAAATTTGTCGCAACGTCCTGGATGAGCAATcggcacaacagcagcaacagcaacaacaacagcagcagcagcaacaacaatcaggcATGCATGCTGAATAG
- the LOC108596332 gene encoding zinc finger protein 154 isoform X13 — protein sequence MCAAQSNPPSFGYAWGFADNGNRAAESVLEISPNINYTVSGESMPYLLSTDGSLAVQKDVKGALASNKGNVVRRMFVVNDSSFAPGTQRVITTGPASTVVKKQDSAQQVLSINSLDKNCDILPGISVQVQKVIQGLEENEDSQGDAPNLKLEPGTLELSPKTELQESMHFSETDATIKKERPYSCDECGKSFLLKHHLTTHARVHTGGERPHICTHCGKSFAHKHCLNTHLLLHSTDRPYQCQECKKSFTLKHHLLTHTRVHSRERPFVCQECGRAFPLKRHLVTHSKFHAGERPYVCEECGESFAQENHLIMHSRFHGSLNPFVCADCGASFPRKFQLVNHGRIHGKIPHSCTICGKEFLQKRTLVSHMRRVHTGEQAHPCVSCGEGFLTKAELHQHVRAAHNGVNPNTSSATIIANQQQLQQPHHHPGHPQTITVVSNPANSTLLTVSTTDANGVARPQFVCRECGSAFNSREALALHLRLHTGDKSLMTDLCALTAALPGHFLSTSLNPGTVVTANPNLVGQSPVPVQIISSTGQVMSQTTLVQAANSTHPQAVVTAVPTMPVHGQHLQHVTTQHQQQQQQQHVVTVSANKPKSHFCASCGKGFAAKHGLMQHNRRHPSGGCTVRTHVCECGKAFFQKNHLMLHQRQHLETKPTISQQQEADVQQQQQQQQQQAAAAAAAAAGQQSTQVEVQILPGGHGKVIKYEICRNVLDEQSAQQQQQQQQQQQQQQQSGMHAE from the exons ATGTGCGCTGCACAGAGCAATCCGCCGTCCTTCGGCTACGCTTGGGGCTTTGCAGACAACGGCAACCGTGCCGCCGAATCAGTTTTGGAAATATCGCCAAATATTAACTACACCGTCAGTGGGGAATCG ATGCCCTATTTGTTATCCACGGATGGATCATTGGCCGTACAAAAGGACGTTAAAGGTGCACTCGCCAGCAATAAGGGCAATGTTGTGCGTCGCATGTTCGTTGTGAATGATTCCTCATTTGCGCCCGGAACACAAAG AGTAATTACCACAGGGCCCGCCTCGACGGTAGTCAAAAAACAGGACTCCGCTCAACAGGTGTTGAGCATAAATTCGCTCGATAAGAACT GTGACATACTTCCTGGTATTTCAGTTCAAGTCCAGAAAGTAATACAAGGACTCGAAGAGAACGAGGACTCGCAGGGCGACGCACCCAACTTAAAGTTGGAACCAGGCACATTAGAATTGTCCCCAAAGACCGAACTACAGGAATCAATGCATTTCAGCGAA ACCGACGCCACCATCAAAAAGGAGCGCCCGTACAGCTGTGACGAGTGCGGTAAATCCTTTCTGCTTAAGCACCATTTGACAACCCACGCACGCGTGCACACAGGTG GTGAACGTCCCCATATTTGCACCCATTGTGGCAAGAGTTTCGCGCACAAGCATTGTCTAAAtacacatttgttgttgcattccACGGATCGGCCATATCAGTGCCAAGAGTGCAAGAAGAGTTTTACACTTAAGCATCATTTATTGACGCATACACGTGTCCATAGTCGCGAGCGACCATTTGTTTGCCAGGAGTGCGGCCGTGCATTTCCACTCAAGCGTCATCTGGTGACGCACAGTAAATTTCACGCCGGCGAACGTCCCTACGTCTGCGAGGAATGCGGTGAAAGTTTCGCACAGGAGAATCACCTGATTATGCACTCGCG ctttcaTGGTTCATTGAATCCATTTGTTTGTGCTGACTGCGGTGCCTCATTTCCacgcaaatttcaattagtaAACCACGGACGTATACACGGCAAAATCCCACACTCCTGCACCATTTGCGGCAAAGAGTTTCTACAAAAGCGCACACTAGTTTCCCACATGAG acgTGTACACACCGGCGAGCAGGCGCATCCCTGCGTAAGCTGCGGCGAGGGTTTCCTCACCAAGGCCGAACTGCATCAACATGTGCGTGCTGCGCACAATGGGGTTAATCCCAATACCAGCAGCGCCACCATAATTGCCAATCAACAG cagctacagcagccgCATCATCATCCCGGACATCCGCAGACCATAACAGTTGTCAGCAATCCAGCTAATTCTACGCTACTCACTGTCTCCACAACGGATGCCAATGGCGTGGCGCGTCCACAGTTTGTGTGCCG TGAGTGCGGCAGCGCCTTTAACAGCCGCGAGGCCTTGGCCCTGCATTTGCGACTACACACGGGCGACAAGAGCCTGATGACAGATCTGTGCGCCTTGACAGCAGCGTTGCCTGGCCACTTTCTAAGCACCAGCCTAAATCCGGGCACTGTTGTCACAGCCAATCCCAATTTGGTTGGACAGAGTCCGGTGCCCGTGCAAATCATATCGTCCACCGGTCAGGTGATGTCACAGACCACGCTGGTGCAGGCCGCCAACTCGACTCATCCGCAAGCGGTCGTCACTGCCGTGCCCACAATGCCGGTGCATGGCCAGCACTTGCAGCATGTGACCacgcagcatcagcagcagcagcagcaacaacatgtggTAACCGTTTCGGCCAATAAGCCTAAATCGCATTTCTGCGCCAGCTGTGGCAAAGGCTTTGCCGCCAAGCATGGCCTCATGCAGCACAACCGTCGACATCCGAGCGGCGGATGCACGGTGCGCACTCATGTCTGCGAGTGTGGCAAGGCCTTCTTCCAAAAGAATCATCTGATGCTGCATCAGCGACAGCATTTGGAAACAAAGCCAACCATATCGCAGCAACAG gAGGCTgatgtgcaacagcagcagcagcagcaacaacaacaagcagcagctgcagcagcagcggcggctggCCAACAGTCCACACAGGTGGAGGTGCAAATATTGCCCGGTGGTCATGGCAAGGTCATCAAGTATGAAATTTGTCGCAACGTCCTGGATGAGCAATcggcacaacagcagcaacagcaacaacaacagcagcagcagcaacaacaatcaggcATGCATGCTGAATAG
- the LOC108596332 gene encoding zinc finger protein 665 isoform X14 — protein sequence MCAAQSNPPSFGYAWGFADNGNRAAESVLEISPNINYTVSGESMPYLLSTDGSLAVQKDVKGALASNKGNVVRRMFVVNDSSFAPGTQRVITTGPASTVVKKQDSAQQVLSINSLDKNCDILPGISVQVQKVIQGLEENEDSQGDAPNLKLEPGTLELSPKTELQESMHFSETDATIKKERPYSCDECGKSFLLKHHLTTHARVHTGERPHICTHCGKSFAHKHCLNTHLLLHSTDRPYQCQECKKSFTLKHHLLTHTRVHSRERPFVCQECGRAFPLKRHLVTHSKFHAGERPYVCEECGESFAQENHLIMHSRFHGSLNPFVCADCGASFPRKFQLVNHGRIHGKIPHSCTICGKEFLQKRTLVSHMRRVHTGEQAHPCVSCGEGFLTKAELHQHVRAAHNGVNPNTSSATIIANQQLQQPHHHPGHPQTITVVSNPANSTLLTVSTTDANGVARPQFVCRECGSAFNSREALALHLRLHTGDKSLMTDLCALTAALPGHFLSTSLNPGTVVTANPNLVGQSPVPVQIISSTGQVMSQTTLVQAANSTHPQAVVTAVPTMPVHGQHLQHVTTQHQQQQQQQHVVTVSANKPKSHFCASCGKGFAAKHGLMQHNRRHPSGGCTVRTHVCECGKAFFQKNHLMLHQRQHLETKPTISQQQEADVQQQQQQQQQQAAAAAAAAAGQQSTQVEVQILPGGHGKVIKYEICRNVLDEQSAQQQQQQQQQQQQQQQSGMHAE from the exons ATGTGCGCTGCACAGAGCAATCCGCCGTCCTTCGGCTACGCTTGGGGCTTTGCAGACAACGGCAACCGTGCCGCCGAATCAGTTTTGGAAATATCGCCAAATATTAACTACACCGTCAGTGGGGAATCG ATGCCCTATTTGTTATCCACGGATGGATCATTGGCCGTACAAAAGGACGTTAAAGGTGCACTCGCCAGCAATAAGGGCAATGTTGTGCGTCGCATGTTCGTTGTGAATGATTCCTCATTTGCGCCCGGAACACAAAG AGTAATTACCACAGGGCCCGCCTCGACGGTAGTCAAAAAACAGGACTCCGCTCAACAGGTGTTGAGCATAAATTCGCTCGATAAGAACT GTGACATACTTCCTGGTATTTCAGTTCAAGTCCAGAAAGTAATACAAGGACTCGAAGAGAACGAGGACTCGCAGGGCGACGCACCCAACTTAAAGTTGGAACCAGGCACATTAGAATTGTCCCCAAAGACCGAACTACAGGAATCAATGCATTTCAGCGAA ACCGACGCCACCATCAAAAAGGAGCGCCCGTACAGCTGTGACGAGTGCGGTAAATCCTTTCTGCTTAAGCACCATTTGACAACCCACGCACGCGTGCACACAG GTGAACGTCCCCATATTTGCACCCATTGTGGCAAGAGTTTCGCGCACAAGCATTGTCTAAAtacacatttgttgttgcattccACGGATCGGCCATATCAGTGCCAAGAGTGCAAGAAGAGTTTTACACTTAAGCATCATTTATTGACGCATACACGTGTCCATAGTCGCGAGCGACCATTTGTTTGCCAGGAGTGCGGCCGTGCATTTCCACTCAAGCGTCATCTGGTGACGCACAGTAAATTTCACGCCGGCGAACGTCCCTACGTCTGCGAGGAATGCGGTGAAAGTTTCGCACAGGAGAATCACCTGATTATGCACTCGCG ctttcaTGGTTCATTGAATCCATTTGTTTGTGCTGACTGCGGTGCCTCATTTCCacgcaaatttcaattagtaAACCACGGACGTATACACGGCAAAATCCCACACTCCTGCACCATTTGCGGCAAAGAGTTTCTACAAAAGCGCACACTAGTTTCCCACATGAG acgTGTACACACCGGCGAGCAGGCGCATCCCTGCGTAAGCTGCGGCGAGGGTTTCCTCACCAAGGCCGAACTGCATCAACATGTGCGTGCTGCGCACAATGGGGTTAATCCCAATACCAGCAGCGCCACCATAATTGCCAATCAACAG ctacagcagccgCATCATCATCCCGGACATCCGCAGACCATAACAGTTGTCAGCAATCCAGCTAATTCTACGCTACTCACTGTCTCCACAACGGATGCCAATGGCGTGGCGCGTCCACAGTTTGTGTGCCG TGAGTGCGGCAGCGCCTTTAACAGCCGCGAGGCCTTGGCCCTGCATTTGCGACTACACACGGGCGACAAGAGCCTGATGACAGATCTGTGCGCCTTGACAGCAGCGTTGCCTGGCCACTTTCTAAGCACCAGCCTAAATCCGGGCACTGTTGTCACAGCCAATCCCAATTTGGTTGGACAGAGTCCGGTGCCCGTGCAAATCATATCGTCCACCGGTCAGGTGATGTCACAGACCACGCTGGTGCAGGCCGCCAACTCGACTCATCCGCAAGCGGTCGTCACTGCCGTGCCCACAATGCCGGTGCATGGCCAGCACTTGCAGCATGTGACCacgcagcatcagcagcagcagcagcaacaacatgtggTAACCGTTTCGGCCAATAAGCCTAAATCGCATTTCTGCGCCAGCTGTGGCAAAGGCTTTGCCGCCAAGCATGGCCTCATGCAGCACAACCGTCGACATCCGAGCGGCGGATGCACGGTGCGCACTCATGTCTGCGAGTGTGGCAAGGCCTTCTTCCAAAAGAATCATCTGATGCTGCATCAGCGACAGCATTTGGAAACAAAGCCAACCATATCGCAGCAACAG gAGGCTgatgtgcaacagcagcagcagcagcaacaacaacaagcagcagctgcagcagcagcggcggctggCCAACAGTCCACACAGGTGGAGGTGCAAATATTGCCCGGTGGTCATGGCAAGGTCATCAAGTATGAAATTTGTCGCAACGTCCTGGATGAGCAATcggcacaacagcagcaacagcaacaacaacagcagcagcagcaacaacaatcaggcATGCATGCTGAATAG